In one Ictalurus furcatus strain D&B chromosome 10, Billie_1.0, whole genome shotgun sequence genomic region, the following are encoded:
- the rtel1 gene encoding regulator of telomere elongation helicase 1 isoform X2: MPSLTLRGVTVDFPFTPYPCQTDYMSKVLECLQNKVNGVLESPTGTGKTLCLLCASLGWRAYFKDSISARKIAERMGGAELFPDRPMSSWGTTATDGETPAYYTDMPKIIYASRTHSQLTQVISELKNTSYRPKVCVLGSRDQLCINQEVLKQESNHVKVHMCRAKVSSRSCVFYNNVDEKGTDKDIINSILDVEDLVKTGKKQRVCPYYLSRSLKQHADIIFMPYNYLLDPKSRRAHNIELKGAVVIFDEAHNVEKMCEESTSFDLTPYDLTSAIDAVDKLLREQASDIGKGEPSEDFGVESPSSGLNLDITTIAKIKQILMDLEIAINSFEMPSSNQGITKPGSFIYELFQKAHVNYDTKTAVVDAMEQITGYLAGRPGIFLNSSGLQKVADIIQLVFAVEPAEGGVQSHKENTMQQFKVHIHPDMSNFKKKQSTDLWASSSTKKQGNVLSYWCFSPGFSMQDLLRQEVRCIILTSGTLSPLSSFTCEMQIPFPVCLENPHVIQKDQIFVSVIDKGPDGVQLSTAFNRRFLPENMASLGNTIVNLSRVVPHGLLVFFPSYPVLDKTLEYWRSSGHADRIESMKPMFVEPKGKGTFTEVIDGFYDKINDSKSNGGSFFAVCRGKVSEGLDFADTYGRGVIITGLPFPPRMDPRVVLKMQYLDEMCKKKTSGVKYLSGQEWYRQQASRAVNQAIGRVIRHRDDYGAIFLCDYRFKSTDVRQQLPSWVRPYVRTHENFGTVVRDAAQFFRVAQKLRPVPEKKVKGTTCENQTAKDTGQGSPGCSRSAQSAWESSSSLKAKVFDSHVPSLKRRKLDERSERDGTARLCVQYEMEMSSSKTRHMSLLDALDKSDPNRDEDDTHVGEEKASRLSTLSLQHDKRMDDESKGGKRKIRVVQDRKPVDCSAACKGKAFMLELKKSLSQESFTQIMYALQVYKATDNLDDLVAKAADLLIQDPNTHILLRGIYQFVRPHHKMQFDEKCRLLTGKGCGYKPEHSLSREERRLLMEQTAKVETSEVCTSTQLESSKQLNRGGSHLGTHHMSGMDAGVKDQKPQQSCKESQLSASLLSDIKKAIGAEKTNQLFVALQMYKKTDDYEQMVSTVVGLLTERDEDIILLKRLTMFIPAHHREQFSEMLRALTGSVSEICQDSDDFSSPPITVSQLHAGKSQSKISSFFS; this comes from the exons ATGCCTTCTCTTACTTTAAGAGGAGTTACTGTGGATTTCCCCTTCACTCCATATCCATGCCAGACGGATTATATGAGCAAAGTGCTCGAGTGTCTCCAAAAC AAAGTAAATGGAGTTCTTGAGAGTCCGACCGGCACGGGGAAAACCTTGTGCCTGCTTTGCGCGTCGCTGGGCTGGAGGGCGTATTTCAAAGACTCCATATCCGCGCGCAAGATTGCAGAGAGAATGGGAGGTGCCGAGCTGTTTCCTGACAGGCCGATGTCATCGTGGGGAACAACAGCAACTGACGGAGAAACACCAG CCTATTACACAGACATGCCCAAAATCATCTACGCGTCGAGGACACATTCTCAACTGACCCAGGTCATCAGCGAGCTCAAGAACACGTCCTACAG GCCGAAGGTCTGCGTTCTGGGCTCCAGAGATCAACTGTGTATCAACCAAGAAGTACTGAAGCAAGAAAGCAACCATGTCAAG GTCCATATGTGCCGAGCAAAAGTGTCGTCCCGCTCTTGCGTCTTCTACAATAACGTTGACG AGAAAGGTACCGACAAGGACATCATCAACTCTATCCTGGATGTTGAAGATCTCGTGAAAACGGGAAAAAAGCAAAG GGTGTGTCCGTATTacctgtctcgctctctgaaGCAGCATGCTGACATCATATTCATGCCTTACAACTACCTCCTTGATCCAAAG AGTCGTCGAGCACACAACATAGAACTTAAAGGAGCCGTCGTCATTTTTGATGAAGCACATAATGTG GAGAAGATGTGTGAAGAGTCTACCTCGTTCGACCTGACTCCTTACGATCTGACGTCAGCCATCGACGCGGTAGACAAGCTTTTGCGAGAGCAGGCCTCGGATATTGGCAAAGGAGAACCTTCAGAGGATTTCGGTGTGGAATCTCCAAGCTCAG GTCTGAACCTGGACATCACCACTATCGCTAAAATAAAAC agATTCTAATGGACCTGGAGATTGCCATAAATAGTTTTGAGATGCCTTCCAGTAACCAGGGGATCACCAAGCCTGGCAG ttTTATTTATGAGCTTTTCCAAAAGGCCCACGTAAACTATGACACCAAAACCGCAGTTGTGGATGCGATGGAGCAGATCACAGGATATTTGGCAGGAA GGCCTGGTATTTTCCTCAACTCCAGTGGACTGCAGAAAGTCGCGGATATAATACAA TTGGTGTTTGCTGTTGAACCTGCAGAGGGCGGTGTGCAGTCACACAAGGAGAACACCATGCAGCAGTTTAAg GTACACATTCATCCAGATATGAGCAATTTCAAGAAGAAGCAGAGTACCGATCTGTGGGCGTCCTCTTCTACAAAGAAACAAG GCAATGTGCTGAGTTACTGGTGTTTCTCCCCGGGATTCAGCATGCAAGACCTCCTCAGACAGGAAGTGCGCTGCATCATCCTGACTAGTGGCACCCTGTCGCCCCTGTCGTCCTTCACCTGCGAAATGCAGAT CCCCTTTCCCGTGTGTCTGGAGAACCCTCACGTCATTCAGAAGGACCAGATCTTTGTCAGCGTTATTGACAAAGGCCCGGACGGCGTGCAGCTCAGCACAGCCTTCAACAGGAG GTTTCTTCCTGAGAACATGGCATCATTAGGAAACACTATCG TAAATTTGAGTCGAGTGGTTCCTCATGGCCTGCTGGTGTTTTTCCCTTCATATCCGGTGTTGGATAAGACGCTGGAATATTGGAGG TCTAGCGGCCATGCAGACCGCATCGAGTCAATGAAGCCCATGTTTGTGGAACCCAAAGGAAAAGGGACCTTTACAGAG GTGATCGATGGCTTTTATGACAAGATAAACGACTCCAAGTCAAACGGAGGGAGCTTCTTTGCTGTATGTAGAGGAAAG GTGAGTGAAGGGTTGGACTTTGCGGACACCTATGGCCGTGGAGTGATCATCACTGGCCTTCCTTTCCCTCCGAGAATGGACCCCAGGGTGGTGCTGAAGATGCAGTATTTGGATGAGATGTGCAAAAAGAAAACCAGTGGTGTAAAG tATCTGTCTGGGCAGGAGTGGTACAGGCAGCAGGCCTCTCGCGCTGTGAACCAAGCTATCGGTAGAGTGATCCGCCACCGTGACGATTACGGTGCCATCTTTCTTTGTGACTACAG GTTCAAGAGTACGGATGTACGACAGCAGCTCCCTTCTTGGGTCAGACCTTATGTTCGAACTCATGAAAACTTCGGCACCGTGGTCCGTGACGCCGCGCAGTTTTTCCGCGTTGCACAAAAGCTT AGGCCTGTACCAGAGAAGAAGGTGAAAGGTACAACGTGTGAGAACCAGACAGCTAAAGACACCGGCCAGGGAAGTCCAGGGTGCAGTCGTTCAGCTCAGAGTGCCTGGGAGAGCAGCTCCTCTCTCAAAGCCAAAGTGTTTGACTCTCACGTGCCGAGTCTGAAGAGGAGGAAACTGG ACGAGCGCTCAGAGAGAGACGGGACAGCCAGGCTTTGTGTCCAGTATGAGATGGAGATGAGTTCCAGTAAGACGAGACATATGAGCCTGCTCGATGCTCTGGATAAAAGTGACCCCAATCGAGACGAGGACGATACCCATGTTGGGGAGGAGAAG GCCAGCCGTTTATCCACATTATCTCTACAGCACGATAAGCGCATGGATGACGAATCGAAGGGAGGGAAACGCAAAATCAGAGTCGTGCAAGACCGG AAACCCGTAGACTGCAGTGCAGCGTGTAAAGGCAAGGCCTTTATGCTGGAGCTGAAGAAAAGTTTAAGTCAGGAGAGCTTCACACAGATCATGTATGCGCTTCAGGTGTACAAGGCCACAGATAACCTCGATGACCTTGTGGCGAAAGCAGCAGACCTTCTCATACAagaccccaacacacacatcctgctgagag GAATCTACCAGTTTGTTCGGCCGCACCACAAGATGCAGTTTGATGAGAAATGTCGGCTCCTTACCGGCAAAGGCTGTGGTTACAAACCTGAGCACTCGCTCTCTAGGGAGGAGAGACGATTACTCATGGAGCAAACAG CCAAAGTGGAGACTTCTGAAGTGTGCACAAGCACACAACTAGAGTCGAGCAAGCAGCTCAATCGAGGCGGATCTCATTTGGGAACGCATCATATGAGTGGAA tggatGCAGGTGTGAAGGACCAGAAGCCACAACAGTCATGCAAAGAGAGTCAGCTTAGTGCTTCCCTGCTGTCTGATATAAAAAAGGCTATTGGTGCTGAGAAGACAAATCAGCTTTTTGTAGCCTTGCAAATGTACAAGAAAACCGATGACTACGAACAGATGGTATCAACAGTTGTGGGGTTGCTGACCGAGCGAGACGAAGACATTATTCTTCTAAAAC GGTTAACAATGTTCATTCCAGCTCACCATCGCGAGCAGTTCTCGGAGATGTTAAGAGCCTTGACTGGGAGCGTTTCAGAGATTTGCCAGGATTCAGATGATTTTTCAAGTCCCCCGATTACAG TTTCACAGCTCCATGCAGGAAAATCACAAAGCAAGATATCTTCCTTCTTCTCCTGA
- the rtel1 gene encoding regulator of telomere elongation helicase 1 isoform X1, which yields MPSLTLRGVTVDFPFTPYPCQTDYMSKVLECLQNKVNGVLESPTGTGKTLCLLCASLGWRAYFKDSISARKIAERMGGAELFPDRPMSSWGTTATDGETPGMKSKEQSLRPMFASRAAVCLIFFTTVWTLGLLFGLLALKRVAFDNQDFDSLHLMAWLMKSNDLLAAYYTDMPKIIYASRTHSQLTQVISELKNTSYRPKVCVLGSRDQLCINQEVLKQESNHVKVHMCRAKVSSRSCVFYNNVDEKGTDKDIINSILDVEDLVKTGKKQRVCPYYLSRSLKQHADIIFMPYNYLLDPKSRRAHNIELKGAVVIFDEAHNVEKMCEESTSFDLTPYDLTSAIDAVDKLLREQASDIGKGEPSEDFGVESPSSGLNLDITTIAKIKQILMDLEIAINSFEMPSSNQGITKPGSFIYELFQKAHVNYDTKTAVVDAMEQITGYLAGRPGIFLNSSGLQKVADIIQLVFAVEPAEGGVQSHKENTMQQFKVHIHPDMSNFKKKQSTDLWASSSTKKQGNVLSYWCFSPGFSMQDLLRQEVRCIILTSGTLSPLSSFTCEMQIPFPVCLENPHVIQKDQIFVSVIDKGPDGVQLSTAFNRRFLPENMASLGNTIVNLSRVVPHGLLVFFPSYPVLDKTLEYWRSSGHADRIESMKPMFVEPKGKGTFTEVIDGFYDKINDSKSNGGSFFAVCRGKVSEGLDFADTYGRGVIITGLPFPPRMDPRVVLKMQYLDEMCKKKTSGVKYLSGQEWYRQQASRAVNQAIGRVIRHRDDYGAIFLCDYRFKSTDVRQQLPSWVRPYVRTHENFGTVVRDAAQFFRVAQKLRPVPEKKVKGTTCENQTAKDTGQGSPGCSRSAQSAWESSSSLKAKVFDSHVPSLKRRKLDERSERDGTARLCVQYEMEMSSSKTRHMSLLDALDKSDPNRDEDDTHVGEEKASRLSTLSLQHDKRMDDESKGGKRKIRVVQDRKPVDCSAACKGKAFMLELKKSLSQESFTQIMYALQVYKATDNLDDLVAKAADLLIQDPNTHILLRGIYQFVRPHHKMQFDEKCRLLTGKGCGYKPEHSLSREERRLLMEQTAKVETSEVCTSTQLESSKQLNRGGSHLGTHHMSGMDAGVKDQKPQQSCKESQLSASLLSDIKKAIGAEKTNQLFVALQMYKKTDDYEQMVSTVVGLLTERDEDIILLKRLTMFIPAHHREQFSEMLRALTGSVSEICQDSDDFSSPPITVSQLHAGKSQSKISSFFS from the exons ATGCCTTCTCTTACTTTAAGAGGAGTTACTGTGGATTTCCCCTTCACTCCATATCCATGCCAGACGGATTATATGAGCAAAGTGCTCGAGTGTCTCCAAAAC AAAGTAAATGGAGTTCTTGAGAGTCCGACCGGCACGGGGAAAACCTTGTGCCTGCTTTGCGCGTCGCTGGGCTGGAGGGCGTATTTCAAAGACTCCATATCCGCGCGCAAGATTGCAGAGAGAATGGGAGGTGCCGAGCTGTTTCCTGACAGGCCGATGTCATCGTGGGGAACAACAGCAACTGACGGAGAAACACCAGGTATGAAGAGTAAAGAGCAGAGTTTGAGGCCCATGTTTGCAAGTCGAGCAgctgtgtgtttaattttttttaccactgTTTGGACTCTAGGTTTGCTATTCGGACTTTTGGCTTTAAAACGCGTAGCCTTTGATAACCAAGACTTTGATTCGCTTCATCTCATGGCGTGGTTAATGAAATCAAATGATCTCCTTGCAGCCTATTACACAGACATGCCCAAAATCATCTACGCGTCGAGGACACATTCTCAACTGACCCAGGTCATCAGCGAGCTCAAGAACACGTCCTACAG GCCGAAGGTCTGCGTTCTGGGCTCCAGAGATCAACTGTGTATCAACCAAGAAGTACTGAAGCAAGAAAGCAACCATGTCAAG GTCCATATGTGCCGAGCAAAAGTGTCGTCCCGCTCTTGCGTCTTCTACAATAACGTTGACG AGAAAGGTACCGACAAGGACATCATCAACTCTATCCTGGATGTTGAAGATCTCGTGAAAACGGGAAAAAAGCAAAG GGTGTGTCCGTATTacctgtctcgctctctgaaGCAGCATGCTGACATCATATTCATGCCTTACAACTACCTCCTTGATCCAAAG AGTCGTCGAGCACACAACATAGAACTTAAAGGAGCCGTCGTCATTTTTGATGAAGCACATAATGTG GAGAAGATGTGTGAAGAGTCTACCTCGTTCGACCTGACTCCTTACGATCTGACGTCAGCCATCGACGCGGTAGACAAGCTTTTGCGAGAGCAGGCCTCGGATATTGGCAAAGGAGAACCTTCAGAGGATTTCGGTGTGGAATCTCCAAGCTCAG GTCTGAACCTGGACATCACCACTATCGCTAAAATAAAAC agATTCTAATGGACCTGGAGATTGCCATAAATAGTTTTGAGATGCCTTCCAGTAACCAGGGGATCACCAAGCCTGGCAG ttTTATTTATGAGCTTTTCCAAAAGGCCCACGTAAACTATGACACCAAAACCGCAGTTGTGGATGCGATGGAGCAGATCACAGGATATTTGGCAGGAA GGCCTGGTATTTTCCTCAACTCCAGTGGACTGCAGAAAGTCGCGGATATAATACAA TTGGTGTTTGCTGTTGAACCTGCAGAGGGCGGTGTGCAGTCACACAAGGAGAACACCATGCAGCAGTTTAAg GTACACATTCATCCAGATATGAGCAATTTCAAGAAGAAGCAGAGTACCGATCTGTGGGCGTCCTCTTCTACAAAGAAACAAG GCAATGTGCTGAGTTACTGGTGTTTCTCCCCGGGATTCAGCATGCAAGACCTCCTCAGACAGGAAGTGCGCTGCATCATCCTGACTAGTGGCACCCTGTCGCCCCTGTCGTCCTTCACCTGCGAAATGCAGAT CCCCTTTCCCGTGTGTCTGGAGAACCCTCACGTCATTCAGAAGGACCAGATCTTTGTCAGCGTTATTGACAAAGGCCCGGACGGCGTGCAGCTCAGCACAGCCTTCAACAGGAG GTTTCTTCCTGAGAACATGGCATCATTAGGAAACACTATCG TAAATTTGAGTCGAGTGGTTCCTCATGGCCTGCTGGTGTTTTTCCCTTCATATCCGGTGTTGGATAAGACGCTGGAATATTGGAGG TCTAGCGGCCATGCAGACCGCATCGAGTCAATGAAGCCCATGTTTGTGGAACCCAAAGGAAAAGGGACCTTTACAGAG GTGATCGATGGCTTTTATGACAAGATAAACGACTCCAAGTCAAACGGAGGGAGCTTCTTTGCTGTATGTAGAGGAAAG GTGAGTGAAGGGTTGGACTTTGCGGACACCTATGGCCGTGGAGTGATCATCACTGGCCTTCCTTTCCCTCCGAGAATGGACCCCAGGGTGGTGCTGAAGATGCAGTATTTGGATGAGATGTGCAAAAAGAAAACCAGTGGTGTAAAG tATCTGTCTGGGCAGGAGTGGTACAGGCAGCAGGCCTCTCGCGCTGTGAACCAAGCTATCGGTAGAGTGATCCGCCACCGTGACGATTACGGTGCCATCTTTCTTTGTGACTACAG GTTCAAGAGTACGGATGTACGACAGCAGCTCCCTTCTTGGGTCAGACCTTATGTTCGAACTCATGAAAACTTCGGCACCGTGGTCCGTGACGCCGCGCAGTTTTTCCGCGTTGCACAAAAGCTT AGGCCTGTACCAGAGAAGAAGGTGAAAGGTACAACGTGTGAGAACCAGACAGCTAAAGACACCGGCCAGGGAAGTCCAGGGTGCAGTCGTTCAGCTCAGAGTGCCTGGGAGAGCAGCTCCTCTCTCAAAGCCAAAGTGTTTGACTCTCACGTGCCGAGTCTGAAGAGGAGGAAACTGG ACGAGCGCTCAGAGAGAGACGGGACAGCCAGGCTTTGTGTCCAGTATGAGATGGAGATGAGTTCCAGTAAGACGAGACATATGAGCCTGCTCGATGCTCTGGATAAAAGTGACCCCAATCGAGACGAGGACGATACCCATGTTGGGGAGGAGAAG GCCAGCCGTTTATCCACATTATCTCTACAGCACGATAAGCGCATGGATGACGAATCGAAGGGAGGGAAACGCAAAATCAGAGTCGTGCAAGACCGG AAACCCGTAGACTGCAGTGCAGCGTGTAAAGGCAAGGCCTTTATGCTGGAGCTGAAGAAAAGTTTAAGTCAGGAGAGCTTCACACAGATCATGTATGCGCTTCAGGTGTACAAGGCCACAGATAACCTCGATGACCTTGTGGCGAAAGCAGCAGACCTTCTCATACAagaccccaacacacacatcctgctgagag GAATCTACCAGTTTGTTCGGCCGCACCACAAGATGCAGTTTGATGAGAAATGTCGGCTCCTTACCGGCAAAGGCTGTGGTTACAAACCTGAGCACTCGCTCTCTAGGGAGGAGAGACGATTACTCATGGAGCAAACAG CCAAAGTGGAGACTTCTGAAGTGTGCACAAGCACACAACTAGAGTCGAGCAAGCAGCTCAATCGAGGCGGATCTCATTTGGGAACGCATCATATGAGTGGAA tggatGCAGGTGTGAAGGACCAGAAGCCACAACAGTCATGCAAAGAGAGTCAGCTTAGTGCTTCCCTGCTGTCTGATATAAAAAAGGCTATTGGTGCTGAGAAGACAAATCAGCTTTTTGTAGCCTTGCAAATGTACAAGAAAACCGATGACTACGAACAGATGGTATCAACAGTTGTGGGGTTGCTGACCGAGCGAGACGAAGACATTATTCTTCTAAAAC GGTTAACAATGTTCATTCCAGCTCACCATCGCGAGCAGTTCTCGGAGATGTTAAGAGCCTTGACTGGGAGCGTTTCAGAGATTTGCCAGGATTCAGATGATTTTTCAAGTCCCCCGATTACAG TTTCACAGCTCCATGCAGGAAAATCACAAAGCAAGATATCTTCCTTCTTCTCCTGA